One window of Cohnella hashimotonis genomic DNA carries:
- a CDS encoding response regulator, protein MLKLMILDDHPLVRQGIRGIVSVDGKADVVGEASTVQEALSVMERMLPDLAIVDLNLGGVSGLEFIRQAGELGYSCKYLILTSSATRAELQTAQTLGVDGICLKEALPEDLLYAVDVVARGRKYYDPLFMDSLMDSGPTAEERAFAELTPKELEVLVALGRGCSNKDIARALYITEFTVKKHVSQILCKLNLADRTQAALYALTKGLVRFELASV, encoded by the coding sequence ATGCTCAAATTGATGATCCTGGACGATCATCCGCTCGTTCGCCAGGGCATCCGGGGAATCGTATCGGTGGACGGCAAGGCCGACGTCGTCGGCGAGGCATCGACCGTGCAGGAAGCGCTCTCCGTCATGGAGCGGATGCTGCCCGATCTGGCGATCGTCGATCTGAATCTCGGGGGCGTCAGCGGACTGGAATTCATCCGGCAGGCAGGCGAGCTGGGATATTCGTGCAAATATCTCATCCTGACCTCCTCCGCTACACGCGCCGAGCTGCAGACGGCGCAGACACTTGGCGTCGACGGCATCTGTCTTAAGGAAGCGCTTCCGGAAGATTTGCTGTACGCGGTCGACGTCGTCGCGCGCGGCCGCAAGTACTACGACCCCCTGTTCATGGACAGTCTGATGGACAGCGGACCCACGGCCGAAGAGCGTGCCTTCGCCGAATTGACGCCCAAGGAGCTCGAGGTGCTGGTCGCGCTCGGACGCGGTTGCTCGAACAAGGACATCGCCAGAGCGCTATACATTACGGAGTTCACGGTAAAAAAACACGTCAGCCAGATTCTGTGCAAGCTGAATCTCGCAGACCGCACACAGGCCGCGCTGTACGCGCTGACCAAAGGGCTTGTCCGGTTCGAACTGGCTTCCGTGTAG
- a CDS encoding carbohydrate ABC transporter permease — MNRRLQPLKAYATGTLFILPALVLFAAFIFIPLLYGLFMSFTDYGGFNLKPNFTGLDNYKKLLQDDYFAVSLKNNLVYTLLFVPLTAAFALFSAMALNAVLHLRRYLRMAFYFPQITSMVSVAIVWGLLLNPIRGPVNQVLKALGISHPPEWLMSSQWALIAVVIVAVWKSFGYYMIILLAGIQGIPEYLYESAKLDGAGAFKRFLYVTLPSLSPTLFMVLVLTVINSFQVFDLVSVMTDGGPGRSTNVLVFRIYQEAFIHYRMGYAAAMSAVLFLIIMVVSIVQFRLEKKWVTY, encoded by the coding sequence ATGAACAGACGTCTTCAACCCCTCAAGGCTTACGCGACGGGGACGCTATTCATTCTGCCGGCCCTCGTCCTGTTCGCCGCGTTTATTTTTATCCCCCTGCTCTACGGTCTCTTCATGAGCTTCACCGACTACGGGGGCTTCAATCTTAAACCTAATTTCACCGGCTTGGACAACTATAAGAAGCTGCTGCAGGACGACTACTTCGCCGTCTCTCTCAAGAACAATCTCGTCTATACCCTCCTGTTCGTACCGCTCACGGCGGCGTTCGCCCTGTTCTCGGCCATGGCCCTGAACGCCGTTCTCCATCTGCGCCGGTATTTGCGCATGGCCTTCTACTTCCCGCAGATCACCTCCATGGTGTCCGTCGCAATCGTCTGGGGGCTGCTGTTGAACCCGATCCGCGGGCCGGTCAACCAGGTTCTGAAAGCCCTCGGCATTTCTCATCCGCCGGAGTGGCTCATGTCCTCGCAATGGGCGCTTATCGCCGTCGTCATCGTGGCCGTGTGGAAAAGCTTCGGCTACTACATGATCATCCTTCTCGCGGGCATCCAGGGCATTCCGGAATACCTGTACGAATCCGCCAAGCTCGACGGCGCCGGCGCCTTCAAGCGCTTCCTCTACGTCACGCTGCCCAGCCTGTCGCCGACGCTGTTCATGGTGCTCGTGCTGACCGTCATCAATTCGTTCCAGGTGTTCGATCTCGTGTCGGTCATGACGGACGGCGGACCGGGACGCTCGACCAACGTGCTCGTGTTCCGAATCTATCAAGAAGCGTTCATCCACTACCGGATGGGCTACGCGGCAGCCATGTCCGCGGTGCTGTTCCTGATCATCATGGTCGTGTCCATCGTGCAATTCCGGCTCGAGAAAAAATGGGTCACCTACTAG
- a CDS encoding ABC transporter substrate-binding protein encodes MKIQKSKAGLLLVAALAVGAAGCGSNGNDAASGEANQEKVTLEYYTWTDEADYMQKIVDAFNAQNADIEVKMNTYSNDADEYNTKIMTNLSGGSEMDVYSMNGTAGLGLYASKNQLVDLTDRIKQANMDIGAYGPSYQDITNVLTDGKYYALPYRTSQWALFYNKGLFDKAGIPYPEKLTWDEYAELAKTLTKGEGADKQWGGYFADWITAPLGALQKGSTILDDNLDDVAGWLDYLDRIYEKDQSHMSYKQMKAESVDWIKQFESGNVAMLVNGEWTVNMLKADIAAGKTDIEYDMTLLPQPAGLNEPTTVGGVSTFMGINPRSKNQDAAFKFVQFATGEQGGSIMAESSVLPAYSNDKTKDAFLAATGLPGSSAFFEAKTVVENQPIPQIDEVNGVFGEQRDLFLFHEQDAKKTIETFMAQRQPILDK; translated from the coding sequence TTGAAGATACAGAAGAGCAAGGCCGGACTGCTGCTGGTCGCCGCGCTCGCGGTAGGCGCCGCAGGCTGCGGCTCGAACGGCAATGATGCGGCGAGCGGCGAGGCCAATCAAGAGAAGGTCACGCTGGAGTATTACACCTGGACGGACGAAGCCGACTACATGCAAAAGATTGTGGACGCTTTCAACGCCCAGAACGCCGACATCGAAGTCAAAATGAACACCTACAGCAACGACGCGGACGAGTATAACACCAAGATCATGACCAACCTGTCCGGCGGCTCCGAGATGGACGTCTACAGCATGAACGGCACGGCCGGACTCGGACTGTACGCTTCCAAAAACCAGCTCGTCGATCTCACGGACCGCATCAAGCAGGCGAACATGGACATCGGCGCGTACGGTCCGAGCTACCAGGATATCACCAACGTGCTGACGGACGGCAAGTATTATGCGCTGCCGTACCGCACTTCCCAATGGGCGCTTTTCTACAACAAGGGGCTCTTCGACAAAGCCGGCATTCCTTATCCCGAGAAATTGACCTGGGACGAATACGCGGAGCTGGCCAAAACGCTGACCAAGGGCGAAGGCGCGGACAAACAGTGGGGCGGCTACTTCGCCGACTGGATCACCGCGCCGCTGGGCGCGCTGCAGAAGGGCAGCACCATCCTGGACGACAACCTGGACGACGTCGCCGGCTGGCTCGATTATCTCGACCGCATTTACGAAAAGGACCAGTCCCATATGAGCTACAAGCAGATGAAAGCCGAGAGCGTCGACTGGATCAAGCAGTTCGAGAGCGGCAACGTCGCCATGCTGGTCAACGGGGAATGGACCGTGAACATGCTGAAGGCGGATATCGCGGCCGGCAAGACGGATATCGAATACGACATGACCCTGCTGCCGCAGCCGGCAGGCCTGAACGAGCCGACGACCGTCGGCGGCGTCAGCACCTTCATGGGCATCAATCCGCGCAGCAAAAACCAGGATGCCGCCTTCAAGTTCGTGCAGTTCGCCACCGGCGAGCAAGGCGGCTCCATCATGGCGGAGTCGAGCGTCCTGCCCGCCTACTCGAACGACAAGACGAAGGATGCCTTCCTCGCCGCGACCGGCTTGCCGGGCAGCAGCGCCTTCTTCGAGGCTAAGACCGTCGTCGAAAATCAGCCGATCCCGCAGATCGACGAAGTGAACGGCGTGTTCGGCGAGCAGCGCGACCTGTTCCTGTTCCATGAGCAGGACGCCAAGAAGACGATCGAGACGTTCATGGCCCAGCGCCAGCCGATTCTCGACAAGTAA
- a CDS encoding sensor histidine kinase — MMSVYGKFGLYLALGIRWMLFAIGLILYAGQTEPGSASVIGAAALLQAVCACLWLSKLKSRASAAVVCADLLFQPILLYAAGGLTGPFVFYSLSGLALLKPFMRWTAFYAATLLYLIALPVPLALLGGTAANEYASARQVYFTYLLLFYATAIIVHAMRKGWTAHLRKLTAIYASPRLAVADAGPWTAARHAEDLLKRLLGRQGVWLCVGASVGSDPNPSWIHAYYANTIARNPPAADKTYAKIVTPLGETASLYVRTLRDRRGDAYGWLLIEAEQEGLSVIQKVYLRLVMMKFEADYDLNRGLGTMRDRAIAAERSAVAQKIHDGIAQELFFCSVQLYQLRSALQKDDSGQAIRLVTQIEKKVKDSHRDVRGLIEELKGEKRRFNLLDAIEKMLRRITDRTGVTLVFENAGRAPQERIELEEAIYHFIEEAANNVIKHAEAGRLRVRLEVTSVQWTILVEDDGKGIRQDAESAAAGKHGLRGMASRIQGLNGTFSIAAGNPAGTTIMAAIPRERSMAHA, encoded by the coding sequence ATGATGTCGGTTTATGGGAAATTTGGCCTCTACCTCGCGCTTGGCATCAGGTGGATGCTGTTTGCAATCGGCCTGATTCTATACGCCGGCCAGACCGAACCCGGCAGCGCGAGCGTGATCGGCGCAGCTGCGCTTCTTCAGGCCGTCTGCGCCTGCCTGTGGCTGAGCAAGCTCAAGAGCCGCGCTTCTGCCGCGGTCGTATGTGCCGACCTCCTTTTTCAACCGATATTGTTATATGCCGCGGGAGGCTTGACCGGGCCGTTCGTTTTTTATAGCCTGTCAGGCCTCGCTCTGTTGAAGCCCTTTATGCGATGGACTGCATTTTACGCGGCGACGCTGCTCTATCTGATCGCGCTTCCCGTGCCGCTCGCACTGCTTGGCGGGACGGCAGCCAACGAATACGCGTCGGCTCGGCAGGTTTATTTCACCTATCTCCTCCTCTTCTACGCGACGGCGATTATCGTTCATGCCATGCGCAAGGGCTGGACCGCCCACCTGCGAAAATTGACCGCGATCTATGCCTCCCCCCGGCTGGCCGTCGCGGACGCGGGGCCATGGACGGCGGCCCGTCACGCCGAAGACCTGCTCAAGCGGCTGCTCGGCAGGCAGGGCGTCTGGCTCTGCGTCGGCGCATCCGTCGGCAGCGATCCGAACCCGAGCTGGATCCATGCGTATTACGCGAATACGATCGCCCGGAACCCGCCGGCCGCCGACAAGACATACGCGAAGATCGTCACGCCGCTCGGAGAGACGGCCTCGCTGTATGTCCGCACGCTTCGCGACCGGCGCGGCGACGCCTACGGATGGCTCCTGATCGAGGCGGAGCAGGAAGGGCTCTCTGTCATTCAAAAGGTGTATCTCCGATTGGTCATGATGAAGTTCGAAGCCGACTATGACCTGAACCGGGGGCTCGGGACGATGCGCGACCGCGCGATCGCCGCGGAGCGGAGCGCCGTCGCTCAGAAGATTCACGACGGCATCGCGCAGGAGCTGTTTTTCTGCTCGGTACAGCTGTACCAGTTGAGGAGCGCGCTTCAAAAGGACGACTCCGGCCAAGCGATTCGTTTGGTGACGCAGATCGAGAAGAAGGTCAAGGACAGCCACCGCGACGTCCGCGGACTGATCGAAGAGCTGAAGGGCGAGAAGCGGCGGTTCAACCTGCTGGATGCGATCGAAAAAATGCTGCGGCGAATCACGGACCGGACGGGCGTGACGCTCGTCTTTGAGAACGCCGGCAGGGCGCCCCAGGAGCGGATCGAGCTCGAAGAGGCGATCTACCACTTTATCGAGGAAGCCGCGAACAACGTCATCAAGCATGCCGAAGCCGGCAGGCTCCGGGTCCGCTTGGAAGTGACGAGCGTCCAGTGGACGATCCTCGTCGAGGACGACGGCAAGGGAATCCGGCAGGACGCCGAATCGGCGGCTGCAGGCAAGCATGGCCTGCGGGGTATGGCGAGCCGCATTCAGGGATTGAACGGGACGTTCTCGATCGCGGCCGGCAATCCGGCGGGGACGACGATTATGGCCGCGATTCCGCGGGAGAGGAGCATGGCGCATGCATAG
- the lepB gene encoding signal peptidase I: MTEEAAILKPRASRASAAKKKNGVWGWVRFVLLLAVAMLILHNLIGLTRVSGHSMDPTLQNGSVLLVDKLSLFLGAPEYGDVVTVKDDRLGYTIVKRVIAVGGDRVAIREGVTYVNEVPLVELYTYGTSEDMAEQTVGKDDLFVAGDNRTPGASLDSRDPKLGTVHISDIKGYALMSLVPFHKISKPLKL; this comes from the coding sequence ATGACAGAAGAAGCGGCAATCCTGAAGCCCCGGGCGTCACGGGCTTCGGCAGCCAAAAAGAAGAACGGCGTATGGGGATGGGTCAGATTTGTGCTGCTGCTCGCCGTCGCGATGCTCATCCTCCATAATCTTATCGGGCTGACGCGCGTTTCCGGCCATTCGATGGATCCGACGCTGCAGAACGGGAGTGTGCTCCTGGTGGACAAGCTGTCGTTGTTCCTCGGCGCGCCCGAATACGGAGACGTCGTCACCGTCAAGGACGATCGTCTCGGCTATACCATCGTGAAGCGGGTCATTGCGGTCGGCGGGGATCGCGTCGCGATCAGGGAAGGCGTCACTTATGTCAACGAGGTGCCGCTCGTGGAGCTGTATACGTACGGGACTTCGGAAGATATGGCGGAGCAGACCGTCGGGAAGGACGATCTATTCGTCGCGGGGGACAACCGTACTCCGGGAGCCAGCCTCGACAGCCGGGACCCCAAGCTGGGCACGGTGCATATCAGCGATATCAAAGGCTATGCGCTGATGTCGCTGGTTCCGTTCCATAAGATCAGCAAGCCGCTGAAGCTGTAA
- a CDS encoding response regulator transcription factor yields MSEPIIKVLIVEDDNLIAKRYQMILSKDPQIACVGRAASGYEGTMLAALYRPDIILMDIELEDKQAGMRATSEILAYMPEIKVVMLTVCETDDAVFRAFELGVTNYLLKNMPADAILSAVKDAYYDMPSLHANIAGKITREFKRIKTAEDSLLRNFHILTMLTPTELEVLDLLLKDYNRQEICKMRHVEPSTLKSQVHSILKKFGKDSVQEVTAVLRELHIPEILAQRKGSLPVRQSTE; encoded by the coding sequence ATGAGCGAGCCGATCATCAAGGTGCTCATCGTAGAAGACGACAATCTCATCGCCAAGCGCTATCAGATGATCCTGTCCAAGGATCCGCAGATCGCGTGCGTCGGGCGGGCGGCCAGCGGCTACGAAGGGACGATGCTCGCGGCGCTGTACCGGCCGGATATCATCCTCATGGACATCGAACTGGAGGACAAGCAGGCGGGCATGCGGGCGACGTCGGAGATTTTGGCGTATATGCCGGAGATCAAAGTCGTCATGCTGACCGTGTGCGAGACCGACGACGCCGTGTTCCGCGCCTTCGAGCTGGGCGTCACCAACTATCTGCTCAAGAACATGCCGGCCGACGCCATCCTGAGCGCCGTCAAGGACGCCTACTACGACATGCCCTCGCTGCACGCCAACATCGCCGGCAAGATTACGCGCGAGTTCAAGCGCATCAAGACGGCCGAAGACAGCCTGCTGCGCAATTTTCATATTCTCACCATGCTCACGCCGACCGAGCTCGAGGTGCTAGACCTGCTGCTCAAGGACTACAACCGCCAGGAGATCTGCAAGATGCGCCACGTCGAGCCTTCGACGCTCAAGTCGCAGGTGCACAGCATCCTGAAGAAATTCGGCAAGGACAGCGTGCAGGAGGTGACCGCCGTCCTGCGCGAGCTGCACATTCCCGAGATTCTCGCACAGCGGAAGGGGAGCCTGCCGGTGCGGCAGAGCACGGAGTGA
- a CDS encoding response regulator, whose protein sequence is MHSVVIADDRDSARTGLYLLLAGSGAYRVLGQASDGDEALALAGTLRPQLLVTDLKMPGLPVIEVARRLKEGDPSIKIVILTAYDDCEDIYLAAGAGVDGYLMKDTDPEEILAAIGQVMEGRVFFQARENASGVGREMRETP, encoded by the coding sequence ATGCATAGCGTCGTGATCGCGGACGACCGCGATAGTGCGCGGACAGGCCTGTACTTGCTGCTGGCGGGCAGCGGCGCTTATCGCGTGCTCGGACAGGCATCCGACGGGGATGAAGCGCTCGCGCTTGCCGGGACGCTGCGTCCGCAGCTCTTGGTCACCGATCTGAAAATGCCGGGGCTGCCCGTCATCGAGGTCGCGCGTCGGCTGAAGGAGGGCGACCCGTCCATCAAGATCGTCATTCTGACGGCTTACGACGACTGCGAGGATATTTACCTGGCCGCCGGGGCGGGCGTGGACGGCTATCTGATGAAGGATACGGATCCGGAAGAAATCCTGGCGGCCATCGGACAAGTCATGGAGGGGCGCGTCTTTTTCCAAGCGCGGGAGAATGCGTCGGGCGTCGGGAGGGAAATGCGTGAGACTCCATAA
- a CDS encoding HD-GYP domain-containing protein, producing the protein MRLHKLVTLPVHRMILALAGCMQSLAALAGFADAAVRRDGESLTYAVVSACLAVLAWSAYYGLGLGGRDGRTVRLVALLLVTLLAVASAAYVPPWPWPSWVPLVFLPVAASLLTNAKAYAVYVLFFLPSFAAAACMGWPAAAIETGDSVLTAVSRISLVAGSTVLGAIVLAAHGQRERHAEARALRQQRQQLVNMLQCFIPVGERKTQTSRAEIERMSALMKALYAECGGAGRQDWEIELLSLMHFVSRVKLPDYMFEKEGKLTGFELEVVKEHCFMAKELCEGVPGFAEIQNAFLYHHERVDGTGYPYRLKADRIPMLSQMLGLAEVYLAMTTERSYRRAMSRTEAYEEIRKLSGTAFRPDLVEALGRTL; encoded by the coding sequence GTGAGACTCCATAAGCTGGTCACGCTGCCGGTTCACCGCATGATCCTGGCATTAGCCGGATGCATGCAATCCTTGGCGGCTCTGGCGGGGTTCGCGGACGCTGCCGTCCGTAGGGATGGCGAATCCCTGACTTACGCGGTCGTATCGGCTTGCCTTGCCGTCTTGGCCTGGAGCGCGTATTATGGCTTGGGCCTCGGCGGGCGGGACGGCAGGACTGTCCGGCTCGTCGCGCTGCTGCTCGTTACGCTGCTGGCTGTCGCCTCCGCCGCGTATGTCCCGCCGTGGCCCTGGCCGTCCTGGGTGCCGCTCGTCTTCCTGCCCGTTGCGGCTAGTCTGTTGACGAACGCGAAGGCATACGCCGTTTACGTGCTCTTTTTCTTGCCATCGTTCGCTGCCGCTGCATGCATGGGGTGGCCTGCCGCCGCGATCGAGACCGGCGATTCCGTCCTGACCGCGGTCTCGCGCATCTCGCTTGTCGCGGGAAGCACGGTCCTCGGCGCGATCGTCCTGGCGGCGCACGGTCAGCGCGAACGGCATGCGGAGGCGCGCGCGCTGCGGCAGCAGCGGCAGCAGCTGGTCAATATGCTGCAGTGCTTCATCCCCGTCGGAGAGCGCAAGACGCAGACCTCGCGCGCGGAGATCGAGCGGATGAGCGCGCTCATGAAGGCGCTGTATGCGGAATGCGGCGGCGCGGGCAGGCAGGATTGGGAGATCGAGCTGCTGTCGCTGATGCACTTCGTCAGCCGGGTGAAGCTGCCGGATTATATGTTCGAAAAGGAAGGCAAGCTGACCGGGTTCGAGCTGGAGGTCGTCAAGGAGCATTGCTTCATGGCCAAGGAGCTGTGCGAAGGCGTGCCGGGGTTCGCCGAGATTCAGAACGCCTTCCTGTACCATCATGAGCGGGTGGACGGTACTGGCTACCCTTACCGCCTGAAGGCGGACCGAATCCCGATGCTCTCCCAGATGCTTGGCCTGGCGGAGGTATACCTGGCGATGACGACGGAACGTTCCTATAGAAGGGCTATGTCCCGCACGGAGGCTTACGAGGAGATACGCAAGCTCTCCGGCACCGCCTTCAGGCCGGATCTGGTGGAGGCGCTGGGGCGGACTTTATAG
- a CDS encoding sensor histidine kinase yields the protein MFIFFMFILFIAIAVFCLTQQKYTKATLLMLGMGLSFLLVVSAIMTYMSKDAYYYYSLYDYFGISRSVQNQLMFLPVSRYLLIRILNFFAMAFLYTGLCSAIYFAFSVSPRTGRRILPLLAIPCAVQVVLYDPSFYTGLYYRLYPARMTARGFISAYEAVHHVTFAVNTLYIAAGIFLMAYAWFDAPKVRQIRSNIGMILISYVSLQVTYYYVNFWAPDVLITVSKAARFIRFKPINLVGKPSMYALLPYIAGFCLFISLYGIYKYARIQNRIRNQETVISRNIDSAVLTSRVFSHYMKNELLAIMAQTEFLEAMVDKSPDIVQEVRVIEERCRSIYDRLDVVHQKTLKSKMELEPVDLQELVADTLGEMKLALKHINVSYVPGPQQLTLMADRYYFSQALENILSNAADALAHVPENSRRIEIEIQRKNKWVELIVRDNGTGIEAAQLEQIFQPFFSSKPTATNWGMGLSLCHAIVTTHGGKIAADSKPGEGSAFRIVMPLLRTSKR from the coding sequence ATGTTCATCTTCTTTATGTTTATCCTCTTTATCGCGATCGCGGTCTTCTGCCTGACCCAGCAGAAATACACGAAGGCGACGCTGCTCATGCTGGGCATGGGGCTTTCTTTCCTGCTGGTCGTCAGCGCGATCATGACCTATATGTCCAAGGACGCTTATTATTACTATAGCCTGTACGACTATTTCGGCATCAGCCGCAGCGTCCAGAACCAATTGATGTTTTTGCCGGTCTCCCGCTACTTGCTTATTCGCATCCTGAACTTTTTCGCGATGGCGTTTTTGTATACGGGTCTGTGCTCCGCGATTTATTTCGCGTTCAGCGTGTCTCCGCGGACCGGGCGGCGGATCTTGCCGCTGCTCGCCATCCCCTGCGCCGTACAGGTCGTGCTGTACGATCCGTCCTTTTATACTGGCCTGTATTATCGGCTTTATCCCGCGCGCATGACCGCCCGGGGCTTCATATCGGCCTACGAAGCGGTCCATCATGTCACCTTCGCGGTCAATACGCTGTATATCGCGGCGGGCATTTTCCTCATGGCCTACGCCTGGTTCGACGCGCCCAAGGTCCGGCAGATCCGCAGCAACATCGGGATGATCCTCATCAGCTACGTTTCGCTGCAGGTTACCTATTACTACGTGAACTTCTGGGCGCCGGACGTCCTGATCACGGTGTCGAAGGCGGCAAGGTTCATCCGGTTCAAGCCGATCAACCTCGTCGGCAAGCCGTCGATGTACGCGCTGCTCCCTTATATCGCGGGCTTCTGCCTGTTCATCAGCCTGTACGGTATCTACAAGTACGCGCGCATCCAGAACCGCATCCGCAACCAGGAGACGGTCATCTCCCGCAATATCGACTCGGCGGTGCTGACCTCGCGGGTATTCAGCCACTATATGAAAAACGAGCTGCTCGCCATCATGGCGCAGACGGAGTTTCTCGAGGCGATGGTGGACAAGTCGCCGGACATCGTTCAGGAAGTCCGCGTCATCGAGGAACGGTGCCGGAGCATCTATGATAGACTGGATGTCGTGCATCAGAAGACGCTGAAGTCCAAAATGGAGCTGGAGCCGGTCGACCTGCAGGAGCTGGTGGCCGATACGCTTGGCGAGATGAAGCTCGCGCTGAAGCACATCAACGTGAGCTACGTGCCGGGACCGCAGCAGCTGACGCTGATGGCGGACCGTTACTATTTTTCGCAGGCGCTTGAAAATATATTGTCCAACGCAGCGGACGCCTTGGCGCATGTGCCGGAGAACTCAAGACGGATCGAGATCGAGATTCAGCGCAAAAACAAGTGGGTGGAGCTGATCGTCCGGGACAACGGCACCGGCATCGAGGCGGCGCAGCTCGAGCAGATTTTCCAGCCGTTTTTCTCCTCCAAGCCGACGGCGACGAACTGGGGAATGGGCCTGTCGCTCTGCCACGCCATCGTCACCACGCACGGCGGCAAGATCGCCGCGGACAGCAAGCCGGGAGAGGGAAGCGCGTTCCGCATCGTCATGCCTTTGCTCCGGACTTCCAAGCGATAG
- a CDS encoding LysR family transcriptional regulator has protein sequence MEFLQLKYFQAVARLEHITKAAKELNVSQPSLSNAIGRLEKRLGVPLFVRQGRQVKLNAFGKTYLRRVEQAFLELEEGERELADMAGPDHGIVSISVTLPYVLPTLLKDFLTAHPHVRIIQHQLGSVLEMKMKLANADIDFCVSSTPISGPDIEWLTLAEEELCLTVPRRHRFAGRERIALAEAADEPFIALSPRSNFREITDSFCRQAGFEPHVAFELEEVSAIQTLVEMGLGITFTLPLSLGNRASSPDTVQVKIAEPVCRRTFGIAWNKKHYLSEAAVHFRQFAIQFFGKL, from the coding sequence GTGGAGTTTTTGCAGCTCAAATATTTTCAAGCCGTAGCGAGGCTCGAGCATATTACGAAGGCCGCCAAGGAGCTTAACGTGTCCCAGCCCTCGCTGAGCAATGCGATCGGGCGGCTCGAAAAGCGGCTCGGCGTGCCGCTGTTCGTGCGCCAGGGCCGGCAGGTCAAGCTCAATGCGTTCGGCAAAACGTATCTGAGACGCGTCGAGCAGGCGTTTCTCGAGCTGGAGGAGGGCGAGCGCGAGCTGGCGGACATGGCGGGACCCGATCATGGCATCGTCTCGATCTCGGTGACGCTCCCCTATGTGCTGCCGACGCTGCTCAAGGACTTTCTGACCGCGCATCCGCATGTCCGGATCATCCAGCATCAGCTCGGCTCCGTACTTGAGATGAAGATGAAGCTGGCAAATGCCGACATCGACTTCTGCGTCTCTTCGACGCCGATCTCGGGCCCCGATATCGAGTGGCTGACCCTGGCGGAAGAGGAACTATGCCTGACCGTGCCCAGGCGGCACCGGTTCGCTGGGCGAGAGCGCATCGCGCTTGCCGAAGCGGCCGACGAGCCCTTCATCGCGCTGTCGCCGAGGTCCAACTTCAGGGAAATTACGGACAGCTTCTGCCGTCAGGCGGGTTTCGAGCCGCATGTCGCCTTCGAGCTCGAAGAGGTGAGCGCGATCCAGACGCTCGTCGAGATGGGGCTGGGCATCACCTTCACCCTGCCGCTCTCGCTCGGCAACCGGGCTTCGAGCCCGGACACCGTCCAGGTGAAAATCGCGGAGCCGGTCTGCCGGCGGACGTTCGGCATCGCCTGGAACAAGAAGCATTACCTCTCCGAAGCCGCCGTGCACTTCCGGCAGTTCGCGATCCAGTTTTTCGGAAAGCTGTAG